The Apibacter raozihei genome contains a region encoding:
- the porL gene encoding type IX secretion system motor protein PorL/GldL: MAAKSNSKDRILNMVYSLGAAVVILGALFKINHLNLLGIDGSIILGAGLIVEAFIFVVFAFDTPAGEYDWEKVYPELADGKAVERKQRVVETPQAIKEAEVSLSSKLDQMLSQAKLDVNMLDKLRGGIENFGSAVEGINKTVEANIATEKYKEQLFIASSHMENLNALYQLQLDNGKKYTEANQKYIDDLSKAGQNSEAFQQQLAELTTNLNNLNKVYGGMLNAMKS; this comes from the coding sequence ATGGCAGCAAAATCAAATTCAAAAGATAGAATCCTTAATATGGTTTATTCCTTAGGAGCAGCAGTAGTTATCTTAGGAGCATTGTTTAAAATTAATCACTTAAATTTATTAGGAATAGACGGAAGTATTATCTTAGGTGCAGGTCTTATCGTAGAAGCATTTATATTTGTAGTATTTGCTTTTGATACACCTGCAGGTGAATATGACTGGGAAAAAGTATATCCTGAATTAGCTGATGGAAAAGCAGTAGAAAGAAAGCAAAGAGTTGTGGAAACACCACAAGCGATAAAAGAAGCAGAAGTTTCTTTATCTTCAAAGCTTGATCAAATGCTATCTCAGGCTAAGTTAGATGTAAATATGTTGGATAAATTAAGAGGAGGAATTGAGAATTTTGGTTCCGCAGTAGAAGGTATTAATAAAACAGTAGAGGCTAATATTGCTACAGAAAAATACAAAGAGCAGTTATTTATAGCATCATCTCATATGGAAAACTTAAATGCTTTATATCAGTTACAGTTAGACAATGGGAAAAAATATACTGAAGCAAATCAAAAGTATATTGATGATTTATCTAAGGCAGGTCAAAACTCAGAAGCTTTCCAACAACAATTAGCTGAATTGACAACTAATCTAAATAATTTAAATAAAGTATATGGTGGTATGCTCAATGCCATGAAATCTTAA
- the porK gene encoding T9SS ring complex lipoprotein PorK/GldK: MRKVLLLLLTATTIISCNSSKKGKAGKPGVQGEIVVTQKSQQWNNKRPYGMVPIPGGAFVLGQSDMDFTGTDTKAPLTTVTVSSFYMDDTEVTNSEYRIFVNYVRDSIVRSLLAQRAGDEGADDGIGRYAYLNQKSDDEQSAYQQMLSERGGREGYDESKKLDWSVPLEWNTSRYPDVSYAEVMESLYYPPEERFNNERVLDPRKLVYQFTWIDQLEAVKKKGRGEDFIRREATPIYPDTTVWLRDFNYSFNEPLFEQYFWHKAYSKYPVVGVTWDQARAFCAYSTKSKNDFNQSRKKKLEKVFPYRLPSEVEWEYAARGGLENAPYPWGGPYLIDDRGCYLANFKPKRGDYMESEKGYLYTAPVKSFHKNGFGLYDMAGNVSEWTVSAYNNSSYVISSTLNPYLGNRIEDPRKVIKGGSWKDIGYMLMVSERDWEHKDSARSYIGFRRVQTIPEGAKGKFPKSAKYQTK, encoded by the coding sequence ATGAGAAAAGTATTATTACTCTTATTGACAGCAACAACGATAATTTCTTGTAATTCGTCAAAGAAAGGAAAAGCAGGGAAACCAGGCGTTCAGGGAGAAATTGTAGTCACGCAAAAGAGCCAGCAATGGAACAATAAAAGGCCGTATGGTATGGTTCCTATTCCTGGTGGAGCATTTGTTTTGGGACAATCCGATATGGACTTTACTGGAACAGACACAAAAGCACCTTTAACTACGGTTACTGTTTCATCTTTTTACATGGATGACACAGAAGTTACCAATTCCGAATACAGAATATTTGTGAATTATGTTAGAGATTCAATCGTTCGTTCCTTATTGGCTCAAAGAGCTGGAGATGAAGGAGCTGATGATGGTATCGGCCGTTATGCATATTTAAACCAGAAATCTGACGATGAACAGTCTGCATATCAGCAAATGTTATCAGAAAGAGGAGGAAGAGAAGGTTACGATGAATCCAAAAAATTAGATTGGTCTGTACCTCTTGAATGGAATACTTCAAGATATCCTGATGTTTCCTATGCAGAAGTTATGGAGTCTCTATACTATCCGCCTGAAGAAAGATTCAATAACGAAAGAGTTCTGGATCCAAGAAAATTAGTTTATCAATTTACATGGATAGATCAGTTGGAAGCAGTTAAGAAAAAAGGAAGAGGTGAAGATTTTATCAGAAGAGAAGCAACTCCTATTTATCCTGATACTACAGTGTGGTTAAGAGATTTTAACTACTCTTTTAATGAGCCTCTTTTCGAACAATACTTCTGGCATAAAGCTTATTCTAAATATCCGGTTGTTGGAGTGACTTGGGATCAGGCAAGAGCGTTTTGTGCTTACAGTACCAAATCTAAAAACGACTTTAACCAAAGTAGAAAAAAGAAATTAGAAAAAGTTTTCCCTTATCGTTTACCTTCAGAAGTTGAGTGGGAATATGCAGCAAGAGGAGGTTTGGAAAATGCTCCTTATCCATGGGGAGGACCTTATCTTATTGATGACAGAGGGTGTTACTTAGCAAACTTTAAACCTAAGCGGGGAGATTATATGGAAAGTGAAAAAGGATATTTGTATACAGCTCCGGTTAAATCATTTCATAAAAACGGATTTGGTTTATATGACATGGCAGGAAACGTATCCGAATGGACAGTTTCAGCATATAATAATAGTTCTTACGTAATCTCATCAACCTTAAATCCTTATTTAGGAAATAGAATTGAAGATCCTAGAAAAGTTATTAAAGGAGGATCCTGGAAAGATATAGGATATATGCTTATGGTAAGCGAAAGAGATTGGGAACACAAAGATTCAGCAAGAAGTTATATCGGTTTCCGAAGAGTTCAGACTATTCCCGAAGGAGCTAAAGGTAAATTTCCTAAATCAGCAAAATATCAAACTAAATAA